One Brassica napus cultivar Da-Ae chromosome C4, Da-Ae, whole genome shotgun sequence genomic region harbors:
- the LOC106418766 gene encoding uncharacterized protein LOC106418766 isoform X1, whose protein sequence is MFLENIVFHVCLITLYIFDREMSTSDCPKTYPKRLYEEGKCPLQHRSMNHSCHLASLQMVEESVGIDAWESIKESAVGVILRFKDLDYTWSAQAVHHLLTNQLVVDSIHEVWSLIEGQPIRFSLHEFGEITGLNCEPFNIDDKVEVDHKPFWEEMGVSAAHGPMLSELRSLLPRIKNWPFEKRRMIGLLCVLSVGILGISPGSRIPLEAAKRVLDAEAFERYPWGRVGFSSLVNSIKIVSFGGKKKYTLRGCVHALLIWLYESIPGIGHEYGNHIEGNQVPLLSWSGSRCRIQWGQFYEKEKKVHQKVRVRHLVVKAEADIYPQWDDHKVDDDLHNMILDILHEQLDDKHWSLKAANEPVANKKKRNFVSEEDDCMKKKNPAKRTTTQASGSSLNSGGDDGFKHALMEAVKTLTATVQNMDTVVAEKVLTAVDTKIDTKINARVGQTEQVLGNQISILQEEIAKIREQMQTTAPKNDADVQNQEDEVNSNDPSWMVQDKTPYDADAVIQCVVRKKANKSKVKLTSPILLDTDGVKVAGKNQVKKPAGCLKKVKKEKNVVPQLRDSTGTWSDSEEKKKYCTLDATLDQLAASILDGPLQKRKPQLTKTQVYPYVGNSTVKRIISGVSEAHYDPLAKVAETKFKKLMDYLRSIGDKDVETPFYMKLIKPRNVWETDDFGWLTDSHMASAMLMFHKRYMRNPSPYSSDRIAFLEHWFVKMWVRDYKKYDPQTWEFSETYKKVFNGNYPSDFSNNRKWVKDVDRLFFCHLINGNHWVALEVDFEKKLIHVYDSIQTVVPSNTDLQEECRPFTKMIPLLLNEMVPGRKKSSQQFRISRLKSVPKNEDPGDCGVYALKYIECRAIGCGFEGLSDQCIPAMRIKLAAEIYDEVRGL, encoded by the exons ATGTTTCtggaaaatattgtttttcatGTCTGTCTTATTACATTGTACATTTTTGACAGAGAGATGAGTACATCAGACTGTCCAAAAACATATCCAAAAAGGCTGTATGAGGAGGGAAAATGTCCATTGCAACATCGAAGCATGAATCATAGCTGTCACTTGGCAAGTTTACAGATGGTCGAGGAATCAGTTGGCATAGATGCATGGGAATCCATTAAAGAATCAGCTGTTGGAGTTATTCTGAGGTTCAAAGACCTCGATTATACCTGGTCTGCCCAAGCTGTTCACCATTTACTTACAAACCAGCTAGTAGTCGATAGTATCCATGAGGTGTGGTCTCTGATAGAAGGACAGCCAATTAGGTTTTCATTACATGAGTTTGGTGAAATAACAGGTTTAAATTGTGAGcctttcaacatagatgataaGGTTGAGGTTGATCATAAGCCATTTTGGGAAGAGATGGGTGTGTCTGCTGCACATGGTCCGATGCTATCTGAGTTGAGATCATTGCTCCCACGCATTAAGAATTGGCCGTTTGAGAAGAGAAGAATGATTGGCCTGCTATGTGTCTTATCTGTCGGAATACTTGGAATATCTCCAGGTAGTAGAATTCCTTTGGAAGCAGCAAAGAGAGTCTTAGACGCAGAAGCATTTGAAAGATATCCTTGGGGGCGTGTCGGATTTTCCAGCTTGGTTaattcaattaaaattgtttcgTTTGgaggaaagaaaaaatatacacTTCGTGGATGTGTACATGCTCTTCTCATCTGGCTGTATGAGTCAATACCTGGTATTGGGCATGAATATGGGAACCATATTGAGGGTAACCAAGTTCCTCTTCTCTCTTGGTCAGGATCTCGTTGCCGTATACAGTGGGGTCAGTTttatgaaaaagagaaaaaagttCACCAGAAG gtgcGTGTCAGACATCTCGTTGTTAAGGCAGAAGCGGACATATATCCTCAATGGGATGATCACAAGGTTGATGATGATCTTCATAACATGATTTTAGACATTCTACATGAGCAGCTTGATGATAAGCATTGGAGCTTGAAGGCAGCTAATGAACCAGtagcaaataaaaagaaaaggaattttgtgagtgaagaagatgattgtatgaagaaaaaaaatccagCGAAGAGGACAACCACA CAGGCTAGTGGATCCAGCCTTAACTCAGGTGGAGATGATGGATTCAAGCATGCCCTAATGGAAGCAGTGAAGACATTGACTGCAACGGTTCAAAATATGGACACAGTTGTTGCTGAGAAGGTGTTGACTGCAGTAGACACAAAGATTGACACAAAAATAAATGCAAGAGTTGGACAAACCGAGCAGGTACTTGGCAATCAAATCTCAATTTTACAAGAAGAGATTGCTAAGATTAGAGAGCAGATGCAAACTACTGCTCCAAAAAATGATGCAGACGTTCAAAACCAAGAAGATGAAGTCAACAGCAACGACCCG TCATGGATGGTCCAAGACAAGACACCATATGATGCAGATGCGGTAATACAATGTGTGGTTAGAAAGAAAGCCAACAAATCCAAGGTCAAGCTAACGTCTCCTATTCTACTTGACACTGATGGTGTGAAGGTTGCTGGAAAAAATCAAGTAAAAAAACCAGCTGGATGCTTGAAAAAAGTTAAGAAGGAGAAGAATGTAGTTCCACAACTTAGAGATTCTACTGGAACATGGTCTGAttcagaagagaagaaaaaatattgCACCCTAGATGCCACGTTAGACCAGTTGGCGGCATCAATCTTGGATGGACCTTTGCAAAAACGCAAGCCACAGCTGACAAAGACTCAAGTGTATCCATATGTAGGTAATTCAACTGTGAAGAGGATCATATCAGGTGTCTCTGAAGCCCATTATGATCCTTTAGCTAAAGTTGCTGAGACAAAATTCAAGAAGCTAATGGATTATCTGCGAAGTATTGG TGATAAAGATGTAGAAACTCCCTTCTATATGAAGCTAATAAAGCCAAGAAATGTCTGGGAAACAGATGATTTTGGATGGCTAACAGATTCT CATATGGCATCTGCAATGCTTATGTTTCATAAAAGATATATGAGGAATCCGTCACCATACTCTTCAGATAGGATAGCTTTTCTTGAGCACTGGTTTGTCAAGATGTGGGTCAGAGACTACAAGAAATATGATCCTCAGACGTGGGAGTTCTCAGAAACTTACAAGAAGGTCTTCAATGGCAATTACCCTTCTGATTTTTCCAACAACAGAAAGTGGGTGAAGGATGTGGATCGATTGTTTTTTTGCCACTTGATAAATGGTAACCACTGGGTCGCTTTAGAAGTGGATTTTGAGAAGAAACTAATCCATGTCTACGACAGCATACAGACAGTTGTCCCGAGCAACACGGATCTTCAAGAAGAGTGTCGTCCTTTCACGAAGATGATTCCCTTATTGCTGAATGAAATGGTTCCAGGAAGGAAGAAGAGTTCACAGCAGTTCAGGATTTCAAGACTCAAAAGTGTGCCCAAGAATGAAGACCCTGGTGATTGTGGTGTTTACGCTCTAAAGTATATAGAGTGTAGGGCGATTGGCTGTGGTTTTGAAGGACTTTCTGACCAGTGCATTCCGGCAATGCGTATTAAGTTAGCTGCTGAGATCTATGATGAGGTTCGTGGTCTGTAG
- the LOC125585344 gene encoding uncharacterized protein LOC125585344: protein MEGLKTVCGQWVFEKERWMFHVDNKRGTKVIPVNDNTSFEDLINKVHEDYRLDKGQVNVELSYMFSKKSLKNLNLDTPPVKIENICQLQGFFRGLKFERVRLCVEVTYKGSEETMKQSTHGEHVDQSDEDSDTDGERFDYCDDSDGATSDDEDFIAYGLPLEVDTEMKKEYKPQIGSATKSKKAGVVIPHVRQQLNSINIVVGQSFDSKSALKTRLKILTIVQQFDYDVEYSTPTLLIVKCWIRGCSWKLRASPTSNTPRFTVRTFVSDHTCSVTERSARCRQATPEILGSLYTDFIGGVEPTILPSHVKKSLNMCFGIKINYWKAHRTLKCARELVRGSAESGYHELPVYLHKIREANPGTFTRLVVDSSDRFKYLFIAFGASIKGFPFMRKVVVVDGTFLQGKYKGTLLIASSQDGNFQIFPIAFAIVDTENDESWKWFFRQLSCVIPDDERLAIISDRHKSIGNAISEVYPSASRGVCTYHLYKNVLLKFRGRELFGLVKKAANSFRLSDFETTFDEIKALHPALHGYLQKADVRKWARAHFPGDRYNLTTTNIAESINRVLSGARTLPIVRLLEAIRQMMTRWFSARKNDAYLMKTTLTRGVEKLLEGRVPYAKMLSVQQIDIHQYHVSGVSTTHIVNLTERRCSCRRFDIEKLPCVHAIAAAEATKLSTISLCHQYYRANYMYNAYFTAVLPRDADTSVPDNVAGIICLPPVVRQPPGRPKKSRMKSCLEKGENKKRPRKEHKCSICNQVGHNCKTCSVL from the exons atggaaGGTCTTAAAACAGTTTGTGGTCAGTGGGTATTCGAGAAGGAAAGGTGGATGTTTCACGTTGATAACAAAAGAGGAACCAAAGTAATTCCAGTGAATGACAACACAAGCTTCGAAGATTTGATAAACAAGGTTCACGAGGATTACAGATTAGATAAGGGACAAGTTAACGTTGAATTGAGTTACATGTTCAGCAAGAAGAGTTTGAAGAATCTTAATCTTGACACACCCCCAGTAAAAATTGAGAATATCTGTCAGTTGCAAGGTTTCTTCCGTGGCCTAAAGTTTGAACGAGTTCGGCTATGCGTGGAGGTCACTTATAAAGGCAGCGAAGAGACGATGAAACAGAGCACTCACGGAGAACATGTAGATCAATCTGACGAAGACTCAGACACTGACGGAGAACGGTTTGACTATTGCGATGATTCAGATGGTGCGACTTCAGATGATGAGGACTTTATAGCCTACGGATTACCACTAGAAGTAGATACAGAGATGAAGAAGGAGTATAAGCCACAGATTGGGTCAGCGACAAAATCGAAAAAGGCTGGAGTAGTCATTCCGCATGTTAGGCAACAACTGAATTCTATAAATATAGTTGTTGGCCAAAGTTTTGACTCCAAGTCTGCATTAAAAACACGACTTAAGATCTTGACGATAGTGCAACAATTCGATTATGATGTTGAGTACTCAACACCAACTCTGTTAATCGTAAAGTGTTGGATTAGAGGCTGTAGTTGGAAGTTAAGAGCATCACCAACAAGTAATACTCCTCGCTTTACTGTACGCACCTTTGTTTCTGACCATACTTGTTCAGTTACAGAAAGATCAGCTCGCTGCAGACAAGCAACACCAGAGATTCTCGGATCTTTATACACTGATTTCATTGGTGGAGTGGAGCCAACCATTTTGCCAAGTCATGTGAAAAAATCCCTGAACATGTGCTTTGGAATAAAG ATTAATTACTGGAAAGCTCACCGGACACTGAAATGTGCAAGAGAATTGGTTAGGGGATCCGCAGAGAGTGGCTACCATGAGTTACCTGTGTATCTACACAAGATTAGAGAAGCAAATCCTGGGACATTCACTCGCCTTGTAGTAGATTCTAGTGACAGATTTAAGTACCTTTTCATTGCATTTGGTGCTAGCATCAAGGGCTTTCCATTCATGAGGAAGGTTGTTGTGGTCGATGGCACATTCTTGCAAGGAAAGTACAAAGGGACTCTACTGATTGCATCATCACAAGATGGCAACTTCCAGATATTTCCAATTGCATTTGCGATAGTGGATACTGAAAACGATGAATCATGGAAGTGGTTTTTCAGGCAACTGAGCTGTGTGATACCAGATGATGAAAGACTTGCTATTATTTCTGATAGACACAAATCAATTGGCAATGCAATTTCCGAGGTCTATCCATCTGCCAGCCGCGGAGTTTGCACTTACCACTTGTATAAAAATGTCTTGTTAAAGTTTAGAGGTCGCGAgttgtttggtttggttaaaaAGGCAGCTAATTCATTCAGGCTTTCAGATTTTGAGACCACATTCGATGAGATAAAAGCATTGCACCCAGCTTTGCATGGCTATTTGCAGAAAGCAGATGTACGGAAGTGGGCACGAGCTCATTTCCCTGGTGATAGGTACAACTTGACTACAACCAACATAGCTGAATCTATAAACAGAGTGCTTTCAGGTGCAAGGACTTTGCCGATTGTAAGACTTTTAGAAGCAATAAGGCAAATGATGACGCGCTGGTTTTCGGCAAGGAAGAATGATGCATATTTGATGAAAACAACTCTAACTCGTGGAGTTGAGAAGCTTTTAGAG GGTCGTGTGCCATATGCTAAAATGCTAAGCGTACAACAGATAGATATTCACCAATATCATGTTTCTGGTGTCTCAACTACACACATAGTGAATTTGACAGAGCGGAGATGTTCATGCCGCAGATTTGACATAGAAAAGTTACCATGCGTACATGCAATTGCGGCAGCAGAGGCGACAAAGTTATCAACGATTTCACTATGTCATCAATACTACCGTGCAAACTATATGTACAATGCTTACTTTACTGCAGTACTGCCAAGAGATGCTGATACATCAGTTCCTGATAATGTCGCAGGAATCATTTGTTTACCTCCTGTGGTCCGCCAACCACCAGGGAGACCCAAAAAATCAAGAATGAAATCTTGCCTTGAGAAAGGTGAAAATAAGAAACGCCCAAGAAAAGAGCATAAATGTTCTATTTGTAATCAGGTTGGTCACAATTGTAAAACATGTTCTGTTCTTTAG
- the LOC106418766 gene encoding uncharacterized protein LOC106418766 isoform X3 gives MSTSDCPKTYPKRLYEEGKCPLQHRSMNHSCHLASLQMVEESVGIDAWESIKESAVGVILRFKDLDYTWSAQAVHHLLTNQLVVDSIHEVWSLIEGQPIRFSLHEFGEITGLNCEPFNIDDKVEVDHKPFWEEMGVSAAHGPMLSELRSLLPRIKNWPFEKRRMIGLLCVLSVGILGISPGSRIPLEAAKRVLDAEAFERYPWGRVGFSSLVNSIKIVSFGGKKKYTLRGCVHALLIWLYESIPGIGHEYGNHIEGNQVPLLSWSGSRCRIQWGQFYEKEKKVHQKVRVRHLVVKAEADIYPQWDDHKVDDDLHNMILDILHEQLDDKHWSLKAANEPVANKKKRNFVSEEDDCMKKKNPAKRTTTQASGSSLNSGGDDGFKHALMEAVKTLTATVQNMDTVVAEKVLTAVDTKIDTKINARVGQTEQVLGNQISILQEEIAKIREQMQTTAPKNDADVQNQEDEVNSNDPSWMVQDKTPYDADAVIQCVVRKKANKSKVKLTSPILLDTDGVKVAGKNQVKKPAGCLKKVKKEKNVVPQLRDSTGTWSDSEEKKKYCTLDATLDQLAASILDGPLQKRKPQLTKTQVYPYVGNSTVKRIISGVSEAHYDPLAKVAETKFKKLMDYLRSIGDKDVETPFYMKLIKPRNVWETDDFGWLTDSHMASAMLMFHKRYMRNPSPYSSDRIAFLEHWFVKMWVRDYKKYDPQTWEFSETYKKVFNGNYPSDFSNNRKWVKDVDRLFFCHLINGNHWVALEVDFEKKLIHVYDSIQTVVPSNTDLQEECRPFTKMIPLLLNEMVPGRKKSSQQFRISRLKSVPKNEDPGDCGVYALKYIECRAIGCGFEGLSDQCIPAMRIKLAAEIYDEVRGL, from the exons ATGAGTACATCAGACTGTCCAAAAACATATCCAAAAAGGCTGTATGAGGAGGGAAAATGTCCATTGCAACATCGAAGCATGAATCATAGCTGTCACTTGGCAAGTTTACAGATGGTCGAGGAATCAGTTGGCATAGATGCATGGGAATCCATTAAAGAATCAGCTGTTGGAGTTATTCTGAGGTTCAAAGACCTCGATTATACCTGGTCTGCCCAAGCTGTTCACCATTTACTTACAAACCAGCTAGTAGTCGATAGTATCCATGAGGTGTGGTCTCTGATAGAAGGACAGCCAATTAGGTTTTCATTACATGAGTTTGGTGAAATAACAGGTTTAAATTGTGAGcctttcaacatagatgataaGGTTGAGGTTGATCATAAGCCATTTTGGGAAGAGATGGGTGTGTCTGCTGCACATGGTCCGATGCTATCTGAGTTGAGATCATTGCTCCCACGCATTAAGAATTGGCCGTTTGAGAAGAGAAGAATGATTGGCCTGCTATGTGTCTTATCTGTCGGAATACTTGGAATATCTCCAGGTAGTAGAATTCCTTTGGAAGCAGCAAAGAGAGTCTTAGACGCAGAAGCATTTGAAAGATATCCTTGGGGGCGTGTCGGATTTTCCAGCTTGGTTaattcaattaaaattgtttcgTTTGgaggaaagaaaaaatatacacTTCGTGGATGTGTACATGCTCTTCTCATCTGGCTGTATGAGTCAATACCTGGTATTGGGCATGAATATGGGAACCATATTGAGGGTAACCAAGTTCCTCTTCTCTCTTGGTCAGGATCTCGTTGCCGTATACAGTGGGGTCAGTTttatgaaaaagagaaaaaagttCACCAGAAG gtgcGTGTCAGACATCTCGTTGTTAAGGCAGAAGCGGACATATATCCTCAATGGGATGATCACAAGGTTGATGATGATCTTCATAACATGATTTTAGACATTCTACATGAGCAGCTTGATGATAAGCATTGGAGCTTGAAGGCAGCTAATGAACCAGtagcaaataaaaagaaaaggaattttgtgagtgaagaagatgattgtatgaagaaaaaaaatccagCGAAGAGGACAACCACA CAGGCTAGTGGATCCAGCCTTAACTCAGGTGGAGATGATGGATTCAAGCATGCCCTAATGGAAGCAGTGAAGACATTGACTGCAACGGTTCAAAATATGGACACAGTTGTTGCTGAGAAGGTGTTGACTGCAGTAGACACAAAGATTGACACAAAAATAAATGCAAGAGTTGGACAAACCGAGCAGGTACTTGGCAATCAAATCTCAATTTTACAAGAAGAGATTGCTAAGATTAGAGAGCAGATGCAAACTACTGCTCCAAAAAATGATGCAGACGTTCAAAACCAAGAAGATGAAGTCAACAGCAACGACCCG TCATGGATGGTCCAAGACAAGACACCATATGATGCAGATGCGGTAATACAATGTGTGGTTAGAAAGAAAGCCAACAAATCCAAGGTCAAGCTAACGTCTCCTATTCTACTTGACACTGATGGTGTGAAGGTTGCTGGAAAAAATCAAGTAAAAAAACCAGCTGGATGCTTGAAAAAAGTTAAGAAGGAGAAGAATGTAGTTCCACAACTTAGAGATTCTACTGGAACATGGTCTGAttcagaagagaagaaaaaatattgCACCCTAGATGCCACGTTAGACCAGTTGGCGGCATCAATCTTGGATGGACCTTTGCAAAAACGCAAGCCACAGCTGACAAAGACTCAAGTGTATCCATATGTAGGTAATTCAACTGTGAAGAGGATCATATCAGGTGTCTCTGAAGCCCATTATGATCCTTTAGCTAAAGTTGCTGAGACAAAATTCAAGAAGCTAATGGATTATCTGCGAAGTATTGG TGATAAAGATGTAGAAACTCCCTTCTATATGAAGCTAATAAAGCCAAGAAATGTCTGGGAAACAGATGATTTTGGATGGCTAACAGATTCT CATATGGCATCTGCAATGCTTATGTTTCATAAAAGATATATGAGGAATCCGTCACCATACTCTTCAGATAGGATAGCTTTTCTTGAGCACTGGTTTGTCAAGATGTGGGTCAGAGACTACAAGAAATATGATCCTCAGACGTGGGAGTTCTCAGAAACTTACAAGAAGGTCTTCAATGGCAATTACCCTTCTGATTTTTCCAACAACAGAAAGTGGGTGAAGGATGTGGATCGATTGTTTTTTTGCCACTTGATAAATGGTAACCACTGGGTCGCTTTAGAAGTGGATTTTGAGAAGAAACTAATCCATGTCTACGACAGCATACAGACAGTTGTCCCGAGCAACACGGATCTTCAAGAAGAGTGTCGTCCTTTCACGAAGATGATTCCCTTATTGCTGAATGAAATGGTTCCAGGAAGGAAGAAGAGTTCACAGCAGTTCAGGATTTCAAGACTCAAAAGTGTGCCCAAGAATGAAGACCCTGGTGATTGTGGTGTTTACGCTCTAAAGTATATAGAGTGTAGGGCGATTGGCTGTGGTTTTGAAGGACTTTCTGACCAGTGCATTCCGGCAATGCGTATTAAGTTAGCTGCTGAGATCTATGATGAGGTTCGTGGTCTGTAG
- the LOC106418766 gene encoding uncharacterized protein LOC106418766 isoform X2, with product MFLENIVFHVCLITLYIFDREMSTSDCPKTYPKRLYEEGKCPLQHRSMNHSCHLASLQMVEESVGIDAWESIKESAVGVILRFKDLDYTWSAQAVHHLLTNQLVVDSIHEVWSLIEGQPIRFSLHEFGEITGLNCEPFNIDDKVEVDHKPFWEEMGVSAAHGPMLSELRSLLPRIKNWPFEKRRMIGLLCVLSVGILGISPGSRIPLEAAKRVLDAEAFERYPWGRVGFSSLVNSIKIVSFGGKKKYTLRGCVHALLIWLYESIPGIGHEYGNHIEGNQVPLLSWSGSRCRIQWGQFYEKEKKVHQKVRVRHLVVKAEADIYPQWDDHKVDDDLHNMILDILHEQLDDKHWSLKAANEPVANKKKRNFVSEEDDCMKKKNPAKRTTTASGSSLNSGGDDGFKHALMEAVKTLTATVQNMDTVVAEKVLTAVDTKIDTKINARVGQTEQVLGNQISILQEEIAKIREQMQTTAPKNDADVQNQEDEVNSNDPSWMVQDKTPYDADAVIQCVVRKKANKSKVKLTSPILLDTDGVKVAGKNQVKKPAGCLKKVKKEKNVVPQLRDSTGTWSDSEEKKKYCTLDATLDQLAASILDGPLQKRKPQLTKTQVYPYVGNSTVKRIISGVSEAHYDPLAKVAETKFKKLMDYLRSIGDKDVETPFYMKLIKPRNVWETDDFGWLTDSHMASAMLMFHKRYMRNPSPYSSDRIAFLEHWFVKMWVRDYKKYDPQTWEFSETYKKVFNGNYPSDFSNNRKWVKDVDRLFFCHLINGNHWVALEVDFEKKLIHVYDSIQTVVPSNTDLQEECRPFTKMIPLLLNEMVPGRKKSSQQFRISRLKSVPKNEDPGDCGVYALKYIECRAIGCGFEGLSDQCIPAMRIKLAAEIYDEVRGL from the exons ATGTTTCtggaaaatattgtttttcatGTCTGTCTTATTACATTGTACATTTTTGACAGAGAGATGAGTACATCAGACTGTCCAAAAACATATCCAAAAAGGCTGTATGAGGAGGGAAAATGTCCATTGCAACATCGAAGCATGAATCATAGCTGTCACTTGGCAAGTTTACAGATGGTCGAGGAATCAGTTGGCATAGATGCATGGGAATCCATTAAAGAATCAGCTGTTGGAGTTATTCTGAGGTTCAAAGACCTCGATTATACCTGGTCTGCCCAAGCTGTTCACCATTTACTTACAAACCAGCTAGTAGTCGATAGTATCCATGAGGTGTGGTCTCTGATAGAAGGACAGCCAATTAGGTTTTCATTACATGAGTTTGGTGAAATAACAGGTTTAAATTGTGAGcctttcaacatagatgataaGGTTGAGGTTGATCATAAGCCATTTTGGGAAGAGATGGGTGTGTCTGCTGCACATGGTCCGATGCTATCTGAGTTGAGATCATTGCTCCCACGCATTAAGAATTGGCCGTTTGAGAAGAGAAGAATGATTGGCCTGCTATGTGTCTTATCTGTCGGAATACTTGGAATATCTCCAGGTAGTAGAATTCCTTTGGAAGCAGCAAAGAGAGTCTTAGACGCAGAAGCATTTGAAAGATATCCTTGGGGGCGTGTCGGATTTTCCAGCTTGGTTaattcaattaaaattgtttcgTTTGgaggaaagaaaaaatatacacTTCGTGGATGTGTACATGCTCTTCTCATCTGGCTGTATGAGTCAATACCTGGTATTGGGCATGAATATGGGAACCATATTGAGGGTAACCAAGTTCCTCTTCTCTCTTGGTCAGGATCTCGTTGCCGTATACAGTGGGGTCAGTTttatgaaaaagagaaaaaagttCACCAGAAG gtgcGTGTCAGACATCTCGTTGTTAAGGCAGAAGCGGACATATATCCTCAATGGGATGATCACAAGGTTGATGATGATCTTCATAACATGATTTTAGACATTCTACATGAGCAGCTTGATGATAAGCATTGGAGCTTGAAGGCAGCTAATGAACCAGtagcaaataaaaagaaaaggaattttgtgagtgaagaagatgattgtatgaagaaaaaaaatccagCGAAGAGGACAACCACA GCTAGTGGATCCAGCCTTAACTCAGGTGGAGATGATGGATTCAAGCATGCCCTAATGGAAGCAGTGAAGACATTGACTGCAACGGTTCAAAATATGGACACAGTTGTTGCTGAGAAGGTGTTGACTGCAGTAGACACAAAGATTGACACAAAAATAAATGCAAGAGTTGGACAAACCGAGCAGGTACTTGGCAATCAAATCTCAATTTTACAAGAAGAGATTGCTAAGATTAGAGAGCAGATGCAAACTACTGCTCCAAAAAATGATGCAGACGTTCAAAACCAAGAAGATGAAGTCAACAGCAACGACCCG TCATGGATGGTCCAAGACAAGACACCATATGATGCAGATGCGGTAATACAATGTGTGGTTAGAAAGAAAGCCAACAAATCCAAGGTCAAGCTAACGTCTCCTATTCTACTTGACACTGATGGTGTGAAGGTTGCTGGAAAAAATCAAGTAAAAAAACCAGCTGGATGCTTGAAAAAAGTTAAGAAGGAGAAGAATGTAGTTCCACAACTTAGAGATTCTACTGGAACATGGTCTGAttcagaagagaagaaaaaatattgCACCCTAGATGCCACGTTAGACCAGTTGGCGGCATCAATCTTGGATGGACCTTTGCAAAAACGCAAGCCACAGCTGACAAAGACTCAAGTGTATCCATATGTAGGTAATTCAACTGTGAAGAGGATCATATCAGGTGTCTCTGAAGCCCATTATGATCCTTTAGCTAAAGTTGCTGAGACAAAATTCAAGAAGCTAATGGATTATCTGCGAAGTATTGG TGATAAAGATGTAGAAACTCCCTTCTATATGAAGCTAATAAAGCCAAGAAATGTCTGGGAAACAGATGATTTTGGATGGCTAACAGATTCT CATATGGCATCTGCAATGCTTATGTTTCATAAAAGATATATGAGGAATCCGTCACCATACTCTTCAGATAGGATAGCTTTTCTTGAGCACTGGTTTGTCAAGATGTGGGTCAGAGACTACAAGAAATATGATCCTCAGACGTGGGAGTTCTCAGAAACTTACAAGAAGGTCTTCAATGGCAATTACCCTTCTGATTTTTCCAACAACAGAAAGTGGGTGAAGGATGTGGATCGATTGTTTTTTTGCCACTTGATAAATGGTAACCACTGGGTCGCTTTAGAAGTGGATTTTGAGAAGAAACTAATCCATGTCTACGACAGCATACAGACAGTTGTCCCGAGCAACACGGATCTTCAAGAAGAGTGTCGTCCTTTCACGAAGATGATTCCCTTATTGCTGAATGAAATGGTTCCAGGAAGGAAGAAGAGTTCACAGCAGTTCAGGATTTCAAGACTCAAAAGTGTGCCCAAGAATGAAGACCCTGGTGATTGTGGTGTTTACGCTCTAAAGTATATAGAGTGTAGGGCGATTGGCTGTGGTTTTGAAGGACTTTCTGACCAGTGCATTCCGGCAATGCGTATTAAGTTAGCTGCTGAGATCTATGATGAGGTTCGTGGTCTGTAG